Proteins found in one Apostichopus japonicus isolate 1M-3 chromosome 16, ASM3797524v1, whole genome shotgun sequence genomic segment:
- the LOC139982957 gene encoding uncharacterized protein has translation MRTRCQCTVQYMQMTVTRQQGTDSGTFTMAMAVNDEAQIVLDRISRILGEVERLLTDNDNASEAKERLLQAKRNLERINASIDEHRFNSIAAVLDQLLSIADAQAQPDGTLQAQSGSQSNGHIYQPVSVADHGRRGRPRLEIPFEQLRYLYEKGYSAKRMAQHFKCSVAAVYKLLYQHGMKMRQRYTNMSEEDLTAIITNLSKQHPNSGTEMINGYLRSQGILVPRQKIRSMLRTADPVGTASRWGRTVARRTYFVPTPNSLWHIDGHMKLIRWGFVTHGGIDGYSRMVVYLNCSTTNQADVVQRSFVQAAKRYGLPSRVRSDYGSENIDVALLMNLLRGSGRGSHITGQSVHNERIERLWRDVHKDVTSTFYKEFYKLEDNDLLHIDSPTEMFALKFVYLDEINQLLEQFRNGWNSHKIRTEQSRTPHQIWLDGFLENTNSTATVVREMFQEEDDNLEAKLCSLLEANDEEGSEQTVGRTVSMDGVDSHSIEGLDNDQMQQLRNAVDNTNGGSKLKYRRCVTILNEML, from the exons ATGCGCACACGATGTCAGTGTACTGTGCAGTACATGCAAATGACAGTGACGAGACAACAGGGTACGGATAGCGGTACTTTCACCATGGCGATGGCTGTAAATGATGAAGCACAGATCGTTCTTGACAGAATTTCTCGGATTTTGGGCGAAGTAGAGCGGCTCTTAACTGACAATGACAATGCTTCTGAAGCGAAAGAACGTCTTCTCCAAGCAAAGAGAAATTTAGAACGGATTAACGCGAGCATCGATGAGCACAGGTTCAATTCTATAGCAGCTGTGCTAGATCAGCTCCTTTCTATCGCAGACGCACAGGCACAGCCAGACGGAACGTTGCAGGCACAATCGGGGAGCCAGTCTAATGGGCACATTTACCAGCCTGTTTCTGTCGCCGACCATG GTCGAAGAGGAAGGCCGAGATTGGAAATACCATTTGAGCAGTTGCGTTACCTGTATGAAAAGGGTTATTCTGCAAAGAGAATGGCGCAACATTTTAAGTGTTCAGTTGCTGCTGTGTACAAGCTCCTTTACCAACATGGGATGAAAATGAGACAACGTTACACAAACATGAGTGAAGAAGACCTAACAGCCATTATTACTAACTTGAGTAAGCAGCACCCAAATAGTGGCACAGAG ATGATAAATGGATACCTTAGGAGCCAAGGAATTCTGGTCCCACGGCAAAAAATTCGCTCCATGTTGCGTACAGCTGATCCGGTGGGAACTGCCAGTAGATGGGGAAGGACCGTGGCCAGAAGAACTTACTTTGTTCCAACACCCAACAGTCTTTGGCATATAGATGGCCATATGAAACTCATTAG ATGGGGATTTGTGACACATGGTGGCATCGACGGTTATTCACGCATGGTTGTGTACCTAAATTGTTCTACAACTAACCAGGCTGATGTTGTTCAGAGATCATTTGTGCAAGCTGCCAAAAGGTATGGTCTTCCCTCCCGTGTCAGGTCAGACTATGGCAGTGAAAACATTGATGTTGCCCTTCTCATGAATTTGTTAAGAGGAAGTGGACGGGGAAGCCACATCACTGGACAATCAGTACATAATGAAAGAATCGAGCGTCTGTGGCGAGATGTTCACAAGGATGTCACTTCAACTTTTTATAAAGAATTTTATAAATTAGAAGACAATGACCTCTTACACATTGACAGCCCCACAGAAATGTTTGCACTTAAATTTGTCTATCTGGATGAAATCAATCAGCTCCTGGAACAGTTCAGAAATGGGTGGAACAGCCATAAAATTAGAACAGAGCAAAGTAGAACACCTCATCAAATTTGGCTAGATGGTTTTCTAGAGAACACAAACTCAACAGCAACAGTAGTAAGGGAGATGTTTCAAGAGGAAGATGACAACCTAGAAGCAAAATTGTGTTCTCTCTTGGAGGCTAATGATGAAGAAGGCAGTGAGCAAACAGTGGGAAGAACTGTATCCATGGATGGTGTTGACAGTCACTCAATAGAAGGTCTTGACAACGATCAGATGCAGCAACTGAGAAATGCAGTGGACAACACCAATGGAGGTAGCAAATTGAAATACAGAAGATGTGTCACCATCCTAAATGAAATGTTGTGA
- the LOC139983743 gene encoding uncharacterized protein — protein sequence MEEAGPSSNLGSQRTVHNLVGRARAAIAVSSSEAENDNDFDVVRQTFRSFRRRRDTEESLRSSKRGRKFRVEWKGTPFLLRRSNPDYFPSPAECRFLKEQHFGTPDTPFEPFNRNWSIEMLKTKISELYPEKSLGVIGFKFGRCDKGKKIHLVEPTNVRELEKAVGRGKLLVIPNNDIGLTSIESSNRLEESGTPTVTFTTQDRQSRSSALMTASTSTSPARVTTPTVPATALEPNTPTSTATATDTATSQPAGPSTMVLDAAADDELPDFDLQFNVMYDPLDTDPPPKSGTNEMEQDVKQAFLELNMSLSGEVEVTIKREEVVDCLFNIHTNPEICKQKMKVCFEGESGDDFGGLTKEALTLFWNNVTKEFFTGEHITVPGLPLHRLRKEEWKFRSLGRILTHTVALTGALPCRLSQSGIIAMVFDSGVNPEYLWKDFLMFVSPAENVLIYKALNDFASLTPTLLDRLTTFFSVNGLLEVPKRDEIRDQLLAIATEKLVKSPSRFYALMREGIPEAHLGLFWRHLSLEHVSYIMDSQRPTPSRVVEALRTADDLRPQEECVLYFLTEYIRSLDTDDLLNFLLFATASIHLPEGGITVSFVATSGLLRRPVAHTCSNTLEISTAYNSSQEFKREMNLYLRDKYSYQYTLP from the exons ATGGAAGAAGCCGGTCCAAGTTCCAATCTCGGTTCACAGCGAACCGTCCATAACCTAGTCGGAAGAGCAAGAGCAGCTATTGCCGTGTCTAGTTCGGAAGCAGAGAATGATAACGATTTCGATGTTGTCCGACAGACTTTCCGATCTTTTCGGAGACGTCGCGATACAGAAGAGAGCTTGC GGTCTTCAAAGAGGGGTAGAAAATTTCGAGTGGAATGGAAGGGGACTCCTTTTCTTTTGAGAAGGTCCAATCCAGACTACTTTCCATCACCTGCGGAATGTAGATTTTTGAAGGAGCAACACTTTG GCACCCCAGATACTCCATTTGAACCATTTAACCGCAACTGGAGTATCGAGATGCTCAAGACAAAAATTTCAGAATTATACCCCGAGAAGTCTCTTGGGGTTATCGGCTTCAAATTTGGCAGGTGTGACAAAGGGAAGAAAATTCATCTAGTTGAGCCGACAAATGTAAGGGAACTCGAGAAGGCAGTGGGGAGAGGGAAACTTCTAGTCATTCCTAACAATGACATTGGACTTACTTCG ATTGAAAGCAGCAATAGActggaagaatctggaactccAACTGTCACCTTTACTACACAGGATAGACAAAGCAGATCATCAG CACTCATGACAGCCTCAACATCAACATCACCTGCTAGAGTAACAACACCAACAGTACCTGCCACAGCTTTAGAACCAAATACCCCTACTTCAACAGCAACAGCCACAGATACCGCTACCTCGCAGCCAGCTGGACCATCAACGATGGTGTTAG ATGCCGCTGCTGACGATGAGTTACCAGATTTTGACTTGCAGTTTAATGTCATGTATG atccACTTGATACAGATCCTCCTCCTAAAAGTGGAACAAATGAGATGGAACAGGACGTAAAGCAAG CTTTCTTAGAGTTGAACATGAGTCTGTCTGGAGAAGTGGAGGTCACAATTAAGCGTGAAGAGGTGGTTGACTGTCTCTTTAACATTCACACTAATCCTGAGATTTGTAAACAAAAGATGAAAGTTTGCTTCGAAGGGGAGTCTGGAGATGATTTTGGTGGCCTTACAAAGGAGGCTCTCACCCTTTTCTGGAACAACGTAACAAAGGAATTCTTCACTGGTGAACATATCACTGTACCTGGCCTGCCACTTCACCGCCTTCGCAAAGAGGAGTGGAAGTTCCGATCGCTTGGCAGGATTTTGACTCATACTGTTGCATTAACAGGTGCATTACCCTGTCGACTTTCCCAGTCAGGAATTATTGCTATGGTGTTTGACAGTGGTGTAAATCCAGAGTATCTCTGGAAGGACTTCCTCATGTTTGTTTCACCtgcagaaaatgttttaatttacaAGGCTTTAAATGACTTTGCCTCACTGACACCTACCTTGTTGGATCGCCTTACTACATTTTTCAGTGTAAATGGCTTACTTGAAGTGCCAAAAAGAGATGAAATAAGAGACCAACTTTTGGCAATTGCAACAGAGAAGCTGGTGAAGTCTCCAAGCCGTTTCTACGCTCTGATGAGGGAAGGCATTCCAGAAGCACACCTCGGTCTGTTCTGGCGTCATCTTTCTCTGGAACACGTGTCGTACATAATGGACTCACAGAGACCTACTCCATCAAGAGTTGTAGAAGCTCTTCGTACCGCTGATGACTTGAGACCTCAAGAAGAGtgtgttttatatttcttaacGGAGTATATACGATCACTTGACACTGATGATCTTCTTAACTTTTTACTGTTTGCAACTGCATCAATCCACCTGCCAGAAGGAGGAATAACAGTGTCTTTTGTTGCCACCTCAGGACTGCTGCGCAGGCCAGTGGCACATACTTGCTCCAACACACTGGAAATCAGCACAGCATACAACAGCAGCCAAGAATTTAAACGGGAAATGAATTTGTATTTAAGAGATAAGTATTCCTACCAATACACACTTCCATAA